A region from the Coffea eugenioides isolate CCC68of chromosome 9, Ceug_1.0, whole genome shotgun sequence genome encodes:
- the LOC113782776 gene encoding CTP synthase 1-like isoform X2, producing the protein MDRTQKDPYLNTDAGTMSPFEHGEVFVLDDGGEVDLDLGNYERFLDIKLTRDNNITTGKIYQSVIDKERRGDYLGKTVQVVPHITDAIQEWIERVAAIPVDGKEGPADVCVIELGGTIGDIESMPFIEALGQFSYRVGAGNFCLVHVSLVPVLNVVGEQKTKPTQHSVRGLRSQGLMPNILACRSTTELEEQVKDKLSQFCHVPFENIITLYDVSNIWHVPLLLRDQKAHEAILKVLDLKGVACEPALGEWTARAKFCDKLHEPVRIAMVGKYTGLSDSYLSVLKALLHASVACRRKLYIDWVPASDLEIATAQENPDAYRSAWSLLKGADGVLVPGGFGDRGVEGKILAAKYARENRKPYLGICLGMQTAVIEFARSVLGMQDANSTEFNAHTRNPCVIFMPEGSKTHMGGTMRLGSRRTYFQVKDCKSAKLYGNRSFVDERHRHRYEVNPEMVPLLEDAGLCFTGKDETGRRMEIVELPQHPYFIGVQFHPEFKSRPGKPSAVFLGLIAAASGQLDAWLKKGTAKPYAVSNGIPAIKPHINGTPTKLVNGPLDGIYYNGNGLHV; encoded by the exons ATGGATCGGACTCAAAAAG ATCCTTATTTGAATACCGATGCCGGGACAATGTCACCCTTCGAGCATGGAGAAGTATTTGTCTTGGATGATGGTGGTGAG GTGGACCTGGACCTTGGAAACTACGAGCGCTTTCTGGATATCAAGTTGACCCGTGATAATAACATTACAACTGGAAAGATTTACCAG TCTGTCATTGATAAAGAAAGGAGGGGAGATTACTTGGGAAAAACTGTTCAG GTTGTCCCTCACATTACAGATGCCATACAAGAGTGGATTGAACGTGTTGCAGCCATACCAGTTGATGGAAAAGAGGGTCCAGCTGATGTTTGTGTAATTGAATTGGGTGGCACGATAG GAGACATAGAGTCTATGCCATTTATTGAAGCTCTTGGACAGTTCTCTTACCGTGTAG GAGCTGGCAACTTTTGCTTGGTACATGTGAGCCTTGTACCTGTTCTCAATGTTGTTGGTGAGCAG AAAACGAAGCCAACTCAACACAGTGTTAGGGGCTTAAGGAGCCAGGGGCTTATGCCAAATATTTTAGCTTGCCGCAGCACAACG GAACTTGAAGAACAAGTCAAAGACAAACTTTCCCAGTTTTGTCATGTTCCG tttgaaaacaTAATTACTCTTTACGATGTATCAAACATCTGGCATGTTCCTCTGCTTTTAAGA GACCAGAAGGCTCACGAGGCAATCTTGAAAGTTCTGGACCTGAAAGG TGTTGCATGTGAACCTGCTCTGGGGGAATGGACAGCTAGGGCCAAATTTTGTGACAAGTTGCATGAGCCG GTTAGGATTGCAATGGTTGGGAAGTATACTGGCCTTTCTGATTCTTACCTATCAGTACTAAAG GCTCTTTTACATGCATCTGTTGCTTGCCGTAGAAAACTATATATCGATTGGGTTCCTGCCAGTGACCTGGAAATTGCAACTGCTCAAGAG AACCCTGATGCATATAGGAGTGCCTGGAGTCTGTTGAAG GGTGCAGATGGTGTACTGGTTCCTGGAGGCTTTGGTGACAGAGGGGTGGAGGGTAAAATACTTGCTGCCAAGTATGCTCGTGAAAACCGGAAACCATATCTTGGGATATGCCTAGGAATGCAAACTGCCGTTATTGAATTTGCACGATCTGTTCTTGGAATGCAAGATGCAAATAGCACAGAGTTTAATGCCCATACTAGAAATCCTTGTGTGATTTTTATGCCAGAG ggTTCAAAAACCCATATGGGTGGTACTATGCGACTAGGATCAAGGAGGACATATTTTCAGGTTAAGGATTGTAAATCAGCAAAATT ATATGGCAATCGAAGCTTCGTTGATGAAAGACATCGTCACAGATATGAG GTAAACCCTGAGATGGTGCCTCTCCTTGAAGATGCTGGCCTCTGCTTCACAGGGAAAGATGAAACTGGTCGTCGCATGGAG ATCGTCGAGCTTCCACAACATCCTTATTTTATTGGTGTACAATTTCATCCAGAGTTTAAATCGAGACCAGGAAAACCTTCTGCAGTTTTCTTAG GACTAATTGCAGCAGCATCTGGGCAACTGGATGCCTGGCTGAAGAAGGGCACGGCAAAGCCTTACGCAGTGAGCAATGGTATACCAGCAATAAAACCACACATTAATGGAACTCCAACTAAGCTAGTTAATGGGCCTTTAGATGGGATATATTACAATGGAAATGGTTTACATGTTTAA
- the LOC113782776 gene encoding CTP synthase-like isoform X1, whose product MKYVLVTGGVVSGLGKGVTASSIGLILKACGLRVTSIKIDPYLNTDAGTMSPFEHGEVFVLDDGGEVDLDLGNYERFLDIKLTRDNNITTGKIYQSVIDKERRGDYLGKTVQVVPHITDAIQEWIERVAAIPVDGKEGPADVCVIELGGTIGDIESMPFIEALGQFSYRVGAGNFCLVHVSLVPVLNVVGEQKTKPTQHSVRGLRSQGLMPNILACRSTTELEEQVKDKLSQFCHVPFENIITLYDVSNIWHVPLLLRDQKAHEAILKVLDLKGVACEPALGEWTARAKFCDKLHEPVRIAMVGKYTGLSDSYLSVLKALLHASVACRRKLYIDWVPASDLEIATAQENPDAYRSAWSLLKGADGVLVPGGFGDRGVEGKILAAKYARENRKPYLGICLGMQTAVIEFARSVLGMQDANSTEFNAHTRNPCVIFMPEGSKTHMGGTMRLGSRRTYFQVKDCKSAKLYGNRSFVDERHRHRYEVNPEMVPLLEDAGLCFTGKDETGRRMEIVELPQHPYFIGVQFHPEFKSRPGKPSAVFLGLIAAASGQLDAWLKKGTAKPYAVSNGIPAIKPHINGTPTKLVNGPLDGIYYNGNGLHV is encoded by the exons ATGAAGTACGTTTTGGTAACTGGAGGAGTGGTGAGTGGGCTGGGAAAAGGGGTGACTGCAAGCAGTATTGGGCTCATCCTTAAAGCTTGTGGGCTACGGGTCACTTCCATTAAGATTG ATCCTTATTTGAATACCGATGCCGGGACAATGTCACCCTTCGAGCATGGAGAAGTATTTGTCTTGGATGATGGTGGTGAG GTGGACCTGGACCTTGGAAACTACGAGCGCTTTCTGGATATCAAGTTGACCCGTGATAATAACATTACAACTGGAAAGATTTACCAG TCTGTCATTGATAAAGAAAGGAGGGGAGATTACTTGGGAAAAACTGTTCAG GTTGTCCCTCACATTACAGATGCCATACAAGAGTGGATTGAACGTGTTGCAGCCATACCAGTTGATGGAAAAGAGGGTCCAGCTGATGTTTGTGTAATTGAATTGGGTGGCACGATAG GAGACATAGAGTCTATGCCATTTATTGAAGCTCTTGGACAGTTCTCTTACCGTGTAG GAGCTGGCAACTTTTGCTTGGTACATGTGAGCCTTGTACCTGTTCTCAATGTTGTTGGTGAGCAG AAAACGAAGCCAACTCAACACAGTGTTAGGGGCTTAAGGAGCCAGGGGCTTATGCCAAATATTTTAGCTTGCCGCAGCACAACG GAACTTGAAGAACAAGTCAAAGACAAACTTTCCCAGTTTTGTCATGTTCCG tttgaaaacaTAATTACTCTTTACGATGTATCAAACATCTGGCATGTTCCTCTGCTTTTAAGA GACCAGAAGGCTCACGAGGCAATCTTGAAAGTTCTGGACCTGAAAGG TGTTGCATGTGAACCTGCTCTGGGGGAATGGACAGCTAGGGCCAAATTTTGTGACAAGTTGCATGAGCCG GTTAGGATTGCAATGGTTGGGAAGTATACTGGCCTTTCTGATTCTTACCTATCAGTACTAAAG GCTCTTTTACATGCATCTGTTGCTTGCCGTAGAAAACTATATATCGATTGGGTTCCTGCCAGTGACCTGGAAATTGCAACTGCTCAAGAG AACCCTGATGCATATAGGAGTGCCTGGAGTCTGTTGAAG GGTGCAGATGGTGTACTGGTTCCTGGAGGCTTTGGTGACAGAGGGGTGGAGGGTAAAATACTTGCTGCCAAGTATGCTCGTGAAAACCGGAAACCATATCTTGGGATATGCCTAGGAATGCAAACTGCCGTTATTGAATTTGCACGATCTGTTCTTGGAATGCAAGATGCAAATAGCACAGAGTTTAATGCCCATACTAGAAATCCTTGTGTGATTTTTATGCCAGAG ggTTCAAAAACCCATATGGGTGGTACTATGCGACTAGGATCAAGGAGGACATATTTTCAGGTTAAGGATTGTAAATCAGCAAAATT ATATGGCAATCGAAGCTTCGTTGATGAAAGACATCGTCACAGATATGAG GTAAACCCTGAGATGGTGCCTCTCCTTGAAGATGCTGGCCTCTGCTTCACAGGGAAAGATGAAACTGGTCGTCGCATGGAG ATCGTCGAGCTTCCACAACATCCTTATTTTATTGGTGTACAATTTCATCCAGAGTTTAAATCGAGACCAGGAAAACCTTCTGCAGTTTTCTTAG GACTAATTGCAGCAGCATCTGGGCAACTGGATGCCTGGCTGAAGAAGGGCACGGCAAAGCCTTACGCAGTGAGCAATGGTATACCAGCAATAAAACCACACATTAATGGAACTCCAACTAAGCTAGTTAATGGGCCTTTAGATGGGATATATTACAATGGAAATGGTTTACATGTTTAA